The following coding sequences are from one Nicotiana tabacum cultivar K326 chromosome 1, ASM71507v2, whole genome shotgun sequence window:
- the LOC107819035 gene encoding dolichyl-diphosphooligosaccharide--protein glycosyltransferase subunit 2-like — protein sequence MGKVLGFFIPAMCTLICETTIFKPISDSHRSAALDLLTPKDGSFESLEVTYKALRSFEVLGTGKQPGIKAVICKSVVDTLRSPSSASKDLFQALRVNRILKCELNNEALAGIASRLKDNVNSGGSVGSLVLIEGQASKVDVHLGGADSVFRAIKALSQSDGRWRYSSNDPESSTFAAGIALESLAGVVSLASSEIDNSLSVFEFPVPIQGFGSQFRHFSPTIVALLFRLICNFQFCSSIKDSSSLELNF from the coding sequence ATGGGGAAAGTTTTAGGATTTTTTATTCCAGCGATGTGTACATTGATCTGTGAAACTACAATTTTCAAACCCATTTCAGATTCTCACCGATCTGCAGCTTTAGATTTGCTTACACCCAAAGATGGATCTTTTGAAAGCCTTGAAGTGACATACAAGGCCTTAAGGTCATTTGAGGTTCTTGGAACTGGAAAACAGCCTGGCATCAAGGCGGTTATATGTAAATCAGTGGTGGATACTCTTAGGTCTCCATCTTCAGCATCGAAAGATTTGTTTCAAGCATTGAGAGTCAATAGGATATTGAAGTGCGAGCTTAACAATGAGGCTTTGGCTGGTATAGCCTCTAGACTTAAGGATAACGTGAACAGTGGTGGCTCAGTTGGAAGTTTAGTCCTTATCGAGGGTCAAGCTTCTAAAGTTGATGTACACCTTGGAGGTGCTGATTCCGTTTTCCGTGCCATAAAGGCTCTTAGCCAAAGTGATGGAAGATGGCGCTATAGCTCCAACGATCCCGAGTCTAGTACATTTGCTGCAGGAATTGCACTTGAGAGCCTGGCTGGTGTCGTTTCATTAGCATCTTCTGAGATTGATAATTCTCTGTCCGTGTTCGAGTTTCCGGTGCCGATTCAAGGTTTCGGTTCGCAATTTCGGCATTTCAGTCCAACGATTGTCGCTTTGTTATTCCGATTAATTTGCAATTTTCAGttttgttcatcaataaaag